A genomic window from Mycobacteriales bacterium includes:
- a CDS encoding ribonuclease P protein component, with amino-acid sequence MRVLPPAHRVRSSQEFSAVLRHGVRGSVRSSVSAGAQPLLTVHLLPADDGAARPAAAPARAGLVVSKAVGGSVVRHRTSRRLRHLLAPHLIGPDADVPPGTTLVVRAAPAAGSADSAALREALDGALRVALERAGRAGADR; translated from the coding sequence GTGCGGGTGCTGCCTCCCGCCCACCGGGTGCGCTCCTCGCAGGAGTTCAGCGCTGTGCTGCGCCACGGCGTTCGGGGCAGCGTCCGCAGCAGTGTCTCGGCAGGCGCGCAGCCGCTGCTCACCGTGCACCTGTTGCCGGCCGACGATGGTGCTGCCCGCCCTGCCGCCGCCCCCGCGCGGGCAGGGCTCGTGGTGAGCAAGGCCGTCGGCGGGTCCGTCGTGCGGCACCGCACCTCCCGCCGGCTCCGGCACCTGCTCGCGCCGCACCTCATCGGCCCCGACGCCGACGTCCCGCCCGGCACCACCCTGGTCGTGCGGGCCGCGCCCGCTGCGGGCAGCGCCGACAGCGCGGCGCTTCGGGAGGCGCTCGACGGCGCCCTGCGCGTCGCACTCGAGCGGGCCGGCCGTGCGGGAGCAGACCGATGA
- the rpmH gene encoding 50S ribosomal protein L34, translating to MSKRTFQPNNRRRAKTHGFRLRMQTRAGRAILAARRRKGRSELSA from the coding sequence GTGAGCAAGCGCACCTTCCAGCCGAACAACCGCCGTCGCGCCAAGACCCACGGCTTCCGGCTGCGCATGCAGACCCGCGCCGGACGCGCGATCCTCGCTGCGCGCCGCCGCAAGGGTCGCAGCGAGCTCTCCGCCTGA
- the dnaA gene encoding chromosomal replication initiator protein DnaA, with protein sequence MWNRALAGLADGALSPSHRAWLDQSRPVGLVGDTVLVATPNDFVKDVLETRLRPLLVGALSAALGRDVRLDVLVQPLDETGTTHVHEGAGERGDAEGDRAHAREAQRAETERVLDETAREQGARPSFAATEASYELDRDPAFARQDGLALPGTGRDSARQGKQAVEPARLNPKYTFETFVIGASNRFAHAASVAVAEAPAKAYNPLFVYGESGLGKTHLLHAVGHYAQNLFSGARVRYVSSEEFTNDFINSLRDDKAQAFQRRYRDVDVLLVDDIQFLENKERTQEEFFHTFNTLHNANKQIVISSDRPPKQLSTLEDRLRTRFEWGLITDVQPPDLETRIAILRKKAASDRLAAPPDVLEFIASKISTNIRELEGALIRVTAFASLNRQPVDLSLAEIVLKDLIPAEGGPEITGATIMAATAEYFGLTMEDLCGSSRSRVLVTARQIAMYLCRELTDLSLPKIGQMFGGRDHTTVIHADRKIRGQMPERRATYNQVAELTNRIKTRSRQ encoded by the coding sequence GTGTGGAACCGGGCGCTGGCCGGGCTCGCCGACGGAGCGCTGTCACCGTCGCACCGCGCCTGGCTCGACCAGAGCCGCCCGGTGGGTCTGGTGGGTGACACCGTGCTCGTCGCCACACCCAACGACTTCGTCAAGGACGTCCTCGAGACCCGGCTGCGCCCCCTGCTCGTCGGGGCCCTGTCGGCCGCGCTCGGACGCGACGTGCGCCTCGACGTGCTCGTCCAGCCGCTCGACGAGACCGGCACCACCCATGTGCACGAGGGCGCCGGCGAGCGCGGTGACGCGGAGGGCGACCGGGCCCACGCTCGTGAGGCGCAGCGCGCCGAGACCGAGCGGGTGCTCGACGAGACGGCCCGCGAGCAGGGAGCCCGGCCGAGCTTCGCGGCCACGGAAGCGTCGTACGAGCTCGATCGCGACCCGGCGTTCGCGCGGCAGGACGGCCTCGCGCTGCCCGGCACCGGCCGCGACAGCGCCCGGCAGGGCAAGCAGGCGGTCGAGCCGGCGCGCCTCAACCCCAAGTACACCTTCGAGACCTTCGTCATCGGGGCCAGCAACCGCTTCGCGCACGCCGCGTCGGTGGCAGTCGCCGAGGCACCGGCCAAGGCCTACAACCCGCTGTTCGTCTACGGCGAGTCGGGGCTGGGCAAGACGCACCTGCTGCACGCGGTCGGCCACTACGCGCAGAACCTCTTCAGCGGGGCGCGGGTGCGCTACGTGAGCTCGGAGGAGTTCACCAACGACTTCATCAACAGCCTGCGTGACGACAAGGCGCAGGCCTTCCAGCGGCGCTACCGCGACGTCGACGTCCTGCTCGTCGACGACATCCAGTTCCTCGAGAACAAGGAGCGGACGCAGGAGGAGTTCTTCCACACGTTCAACACGCTCCACAACGCCAACAAGCAGATCGTCATCTCGAGCGACCGGCCGCCCAAGCAGCTCTCCACGCTGGAGGACCGGCTGCGGACCCGCTTCGAGTGGGGCCTCATCACCGACGTGCAGCCGCCCGACCTCGAGACCCGCATCGCCATCCTGCGCAAGAAGGCGGCCTCCGACCGGCTCGCGGCGCCGCCGGACGTGCTGGAGTTCATCGCCAGCAAGATCTCGACCAACATCCGCGAGCTCGAGGGCGCGCTGATCCGGGTCACGGCCTTCGCGTCGCTCAACCGCCAGCCGGTCGACCTGAGCCTGGCCGAGATCGTGCTCAAGGACCTCATCCCTGCCGAGGGCGGGCCGGAGATCACCGGCGCGACCATCATGGCGGCGACGGCGGAGTACTTCGGGCTGACGATGGAGGACCTCTGCGGCTCCTCGCGCTCCCGGGTGCTCGTCACGGCCCGCCAGATCGCGATGTACCTCTGCCGCGAGCTCACCGACCTGTCGCTGCCCAAGATCGGGCAGATGTTCGGCGGCCGCGACCACACCACGGTCATCCACGCCGACCGCAAGATCCGCGGGCAGATGCCGGAGCGGCGCGCGACCTACAACCAGGTCGCCGAGCTGACCAACCGCATCAAGACCCGCTCGCGCCAGTGA
- the dnaN gene encoding DNA polymerase III subunit beta: protein MDLRVERDALADAVVWTARSLPARPPMQVLLGLLLETGESGLSVSGFDYEVSSRVTVDVTVSEPGRVLVPGRLLSDIVRALPAQPVDLRLEGNRVVLTCGAARFTLPTLPVEDYPSLPAMPTTAGTLDSDLFADAVAQVALAAGRDDTLPVLTGVRLEIEGEELTLAATDRYRLAVRTLPWKPEQPGMSATALVPARTLSETAKALTSGSEVTIALSSAGTGAGEGMIGFEGGAGANRKRTTSRLLEGEFPKYRSLLPSESSVRAEITTLPFVEAVKRVALVAQRNAPVRLSFGADGVVLEAGGADDAQASERIECGWEGDTSEPFSIAFNPQYLLDGLSAVGSDATTMSFTGPTRPAVLTGKRDGDRPADYRYLLMPVRLSG, encoded by the coding sequence ATGGATCTGAGGGTCGAGCGCGATGCTCTCGCCGACGCGGTGGTCTGGACGGCCCGCTCCCTGCCGGCCCGCCCGCCGATGCAGGTGCTGCTGGGCCTGCTGCTGGAGACCGGTGAGTCCGGGCTGTCGGTGAGCGGCTTCGACTACGAGGTGAGCTCCCGCGTCACCGTCGACGTCACCGTCTCCGAGCCGGGCCGGGTGCTCGTGCCCGGGCGGCTGCTGTCCGACATCGTCCGGGCGCTGCCGGCCCAGCCGGTCGACCTGCGCCTGGAGGGCAACCGGGTGGTGCTCACCTGCGGCGCCGCGCGCTTCACGCTGCCGACGCTGCCGGTCGAGGACTACCCCTCGCTGCCGGCGATGCCGACGACGGCGGGCACGCTCGACAGCGACCTGTTCGCCGACGCGGTCGCCCAGGTAGCGCTCGCCGCCGGCCGCGACGACACGCTGCCGGTCCTCACCGGCGTACGCCTGGAGATCGAGGGCGAGGAGCTCACCCTCGCCGCGACCGACCGCTACCGCCTCGCGGTCCGCACCCTGCCGTGGAAGCCGGAGCAGCCGGGCATGTCCGCGACCGCGCTGGTCCCGGCCCGCACCCTGTCGGAGACCGCGAAGGCGCTCACCAGCGGTTCCGAGGTGACGATCGCGCTGTCGAGCGCGGGCACCGGTGCGGGTGAGGGGATGATCGGGTTCGAGGGCGGGGCCGGAGCCAACCGCAAGCGCACGACGTCGCGGCTGCTCGAGGGCGAGTTCCCGAAGTACCGCTCGCTGCTGCCGTCGGAGAGCTCGGTGCGCGCCGAGATCACCACGCTGCCCTTCGTCGAGGCCGTCAAGCGCGTCGCCCTCGTCGCGCAGCGCAACGCGCCGGTCCGGCTGTCGTTCGGCGCCGACGGCGTGGTGCTCGAGGCCGGTGGCGCCGACGACGCGCAGGCCTCGGAGCGCATCGAGTGCGGCTGGGAGGGCGACACGAGCGAGCCCTTCTCGATCGCGTTCAACCCGCAGTACCTCCTCGACGGGCTGTCGGCGGTCGGCTCCGACGCGACGACGATGTCGTTCACCGGGCCGACCCGTCCGGCGGTGCTCACCGGCAAGCGCGACGGGGACCGCCCCGCGGACTACCGCTACCTGCTCATGCCGGTGCGCCTGTCGGGCTGA
- the gnd gene encoding decarboxylating 6-phosphogluconate dehydrogenase, producing MGTIGMVGLGRMGGNMAERLRLGGHTVVGYDREAGARDVDSLEALVAALPSPRLVWVMVPAGEPTYQTVDALGALLAPGDVVIDGGNSRYTDDQRHAISLAEKRIGFVDCGVSGGVWGLTEGYALMCGGEPEHVALVQPFFDVLKPEGDSGFVHAGKVGAGHFAKMVHNGIEYGLMQAYAEGWELMEATDVITDVPAVVRSWQKGTVIRSWLLDLMVNALGEDPHLEGLRGYAADSGEGRWTVQAAVDHAVPAPVITAALFARFASRQDDSPAMKVVAALRNQFGGHAVTSAAGSTEVGADSPGADAGAPAGGDNDPADSMGRGTSGTHPDVTTPESA from the coding sequence ATGGGCACCATCGGGATGGTCGGTCTGGGCCGCATGGGCGGCAACATGGCCGAGCGGTTGCGGCTCGGCGGGCACACCGTCGTCGGCTACGACCGGGAGGCGGGGGCGCGCGACGTCGACAGCCTCGAGGCCCTGGTCGCGGCGCTGCCAAGCCCGCGGCTGGTGTGGGTGATGGTCCCGGCCGGCGAGCCGACCTACCAGACCGTCGACGCGCTCGGTGCCCTGCTGGCACCCGGTGACGTCGTCATCGACGGCGGCAACTCGCGCTACACCGACGACCAGCGGCACGCGATCTCCCTGGCAGAGAAGCGGATCGGCTTCGTCGACTGCGGCGTGAGCGGCGGTGTCTGGGGCCTCACCGAGGGCTATGCGCTGATGTGCGGCGGCGAGCCCGAGCACGTCGCGCTGGTCCAGCCGTTCTTCGACGTCCTCAAGCCCGAGGGCGACAGCGGCTTCGTCCACGCGGGGAAGGTCGGCGCCGGCCACTTCGCGAAGATGGTCCACAACGGCATCGAGTACGGCCTGATGCAGGCCTATGCCGAGGGCTGGGAGCTGATGGAGGCGACCGACGTCATCACCGACGTCCCGGCCGTCGTGCGGAGCTGGCAGAAGGGGACGGTCATCCGCTCCTGGCTGCTCGACCTCATGGTCAACGCGCTCGGCGAGGACCCGCACCTCGAGGGGCTGCGGGGCTACGCCGCCGACTCCGGCGAGGGCCGATGGACCGTGCAGGCCGCCGTCGACCACGCGGTGCCGGCTCCGGTCATCACCGCGGCGCTGTTCGCCCGCTTCGCCTCACGGCAGGACGACAGCCCGGCGATGAAGGTCGTCGCCGCGCTGCGCAACCAGTTCGGCGGCCACGCGGTCACCTCCGCCGCGGGCTCCACCGAGGTCGGTGCCGACTCGCCGGGTGCCGACGCGGGCGCGCCGGCCGGTGGCGACAACGACCCGGCGGACAGCATGGGCCGCGGCACCTCCGGCACGCACCCCGACGTGACGACGCCCGAGAGCGCATGA
- the recF gene encoding DNA replication/repair protein RecF — MRVSALSLTDFRSWGSLELELGPGGTALVGSNGQGKTNVAEALLYVATLGSHRVSTDAPLVRAGAERAVVRARVERDGRSTLIELELNPGKANRARINRAPVPRAREVLGLLRTVLFAPEDLALVRGDPSERRRFLDDLLVLRAPRLAAVRSDYERVLKQRNALLKTAFLARRSGGGDMRTLDVWDAHLARAGADLLAARLELVDGLRPHVAKAYQEVSGGQGATALDYRSSLGEALPEVSEGGAQDREVLSAALLSELARVRPQEVERGVSLVGPHRDELLLTLDSGGTPLPVKGYASHGESWSVALALRLASYELLKGDAGSGLGQGDGEPVLVLDDVFAELDTGRRERLASLVAGAEQVLVTAAVAGDVPEQLAGGRYDVHDGTVTRVR; from the coding sequence GTGAGGGTCTCCGCGCTGTCGCTCACCGACTTCCGGTCCTGGGGGTCGCTGGAGCTGGAGCTGGGTCCGGGCGGCACCGCGCTGGTCGGGAGCAACGGGCAGGGCAAGACCAACGTCGCCGAGGCGCTGCTCTACGTCGCGACGCTCGGCTCGCACCGGGTCTCGACCGACGCGCCTCTCGTGCGGGCGGGCGCCGAGCGGGCCGTGGTGCGCGCGCGGGTCGAGCGCGATGGTCGGTCGACGCTCATCGAGCTCGAGCTCAACCCCGGCAAGGCCAACCGGGCGCGCATCAACCGGGCGCCGGTGCCGCGGGCCCGTGAGGTGCTGGGGTTGCTGCGGACCGTGTTGTTCGCGCCCGAGGACCTGGCGCTGGTGCGCGGCGACCCGTCGGAGCGGCGGCGCTTCCTCGACGACCTGCTCGTGCTGCGCGCGCCGCGGCTCGCGGCCGTGCGGTCGGACTACGAGCGGGTGCTCAAGCAGCGCAACGCCCTGCTGAAGACGGCGTTCCTCGCGCGCCGCTCCGGCGGCGGTGACATGCGCACGCTCGACGTGTGGGACGCCCACCTCGCGCGGGCCGGCGCGGACCTGCTCGCCGCGCGGCTCGAGCTCGTCGACGGGCTGCGGCCGCACGTCGCGAAGGCCTACCAGGAGGTCAGTGGCGGGCAGGGCGCGACGGCGCTCGACTACCGCAGCTCGCTGGGTGAGGCGCTGCCGGAGGTGTCCGAGGGCGGCGCGCAGGACCGCGAGGTGCTGTCGGCCGCACTGCTGTCGGAGCTCGCGCGGGTGCGGCCGCAGGAGGTCGAGCGCGGGGTGTCGCTCGTCGGACCGCACCGCGACGAGCTGCTGCTGACGCTCGACTCCGGGGGCACGCCGCTGCCGGTCAAGGGCTACGCGTCGCACGGCGAGTCGTGGTCGGTGGCGCTCGCGCTGCGGCTCGCGTCCTACGAGCTGCTCAAGGGCGATGCCGGCTCGGGGCTCGGTCAGGGCGACGGGGAGCCGGTGCTCGTCCTCGACGACGTCTTCGCCGAGCTCGACACCGGTCGACGCGAGCGGCTGGCGAGCCTGGTCGCGGGGGCCGAGCAGGTGCTCGTCACCGCCGCGGTCGCGGGCGACGTGCCCGAGCAGCTCGCAGGTGGGCGCTACGACGTGCACGACGGCACGGTGACCCGTGTCCGCTGA
- a CDS encoding DciA family protein, whose protein sequence is MSADPPGPGGPPDEPVSAPEPSGIDLARSALARAKAAAREKGLQPGRPAVRRLRTVERRSGSGADDRDPVLFGDAIKRLVADRGWEATTASARVIGEWDRLVGPEIADHCRPTSLVDGALVLVAESSAWATQLRLLTRTLQKRLTEQVGEGVVTSVEVRGPAQPDWRKGPRRVTGPGARGPRDTYG, encoded by the coding sequence GTGTCCGCTGACCCGCCCGGCCCGGGTGGGCCGCCCGACGAGCCCGTCAGCGCTCCGGAGCCGAGCGGCATCGACCTGGCGCGCTCGGCGCTCGCGCGGGCCAAGGCCGCCGCGCGGGAGAAGGGGCTGCAGCCCGGTCGACCCGCCGTACGCCGGTTGCGCACCGTCGAGCGCCGGTCCGGCAGCGGCGCCGACGACCGCGACCCGGTGCTGTTCGGCGACGCCATCAAGCGGCTGGTCGCCGACCGCGGCTGGGAGGCGACGACCGCGAGCGCCCGGGTGATCGGGGAATGGGACCGCCTCGTCGGTCCCGAGATCGCTGACCACTGCCGCCCCACCTCGCTGGTCGACGGCGCGCTCGTCCTGGTGGCGGAGTCCTCGGCGTGGGCGACCCAGCTGCGGCTGCTCACCCGCACCCTGCAGAAGAGGCTCACCGAGCAGGTCGGCGAGGGAGTGGTGACCTCGGTGGAGGTCCGCGGCCCGGCTCAGCCGGACTGGCGCAAGGGGCCGCGGCGCGTGACCGGACCCGGCGCGCGCGGGCCACGCGACACCTACGGCTGA
- the gyrB gene encoding DNA topoisomerase (ATP-hydrolyzing) subunit B, which translates to MTETNLPPGPTDEPAVPPAVPAVPAVPAEYGASSITVLEGLEAVRKRPGMYIGSTGERGLHHLVYEVVDNAVDEALAGYCDTILVTLLADGGVRVTDNGRGIPVEMHSEGRPAVEVVLTTLHAGGKFDSQSYAVSGGLHGVGAAVVNALSTRLEVEIKRDGFTWNQRYDRSIAGELVKGAPTDETGTTLSFWADGGIFTETTTYNRETLHRRIQEMAFLNKGLSITLRDERLDLTGGEVVEEVFCYPGGLEDFVRHLGATRTPVHANIIGFEDETPGTESTQQMSVEVAMQWNDSYSESVYTFANTINTHEGGTHEEGFRAALTRVVNEWARAKGHLKEKDANLEGSDIREGLTAIISLKIGDPQFEGQTKTKLGNSEAKGFVQRVVTEMMKDWLDRHPTDGKDVILKATQAARARIAARQARDLTRRKGLLESNSLPGKLADCQSTDPREAEVYIVEGDSAGGSAKGGRDSKFQAILPIRGKILNVEKARIDRVLKNNEVQAMITALGTGIHEEFDIEKLRYHKVVLMADADVDGQHIRTLLLTLLFRFMRPLIEGGYVYLGQPPLYKIKWNGGDVQYAYSDRERDGLVTAGLEAGKKLPKTGEAIQRFKGLGEMNAEELWNTTMDPATRVLLQVTLDDAATADELFSVLMGEDVDARRSFIQRNAKDVRFLDI; encoded by the coding sequence ATGACCGAGACCAACCTGCCCCCGGGCCCGACCGACGAGCCGGCCGTGCCGCCTGCCGTGCCTGCCGTGCCTGCCGTGCCTGCCGAGTACGGCGCGTCGTCGATCACCGTCCTCGAGGGGCTCGAGGCGGTCCGCAAGCGCCCGGGCATGTACATCGGCTCGACCGGTGAGCGCGGTCTGCACCACCTGGTCTACGAGGTCGTGGACAACGCGGTCGACGAGGCGCTGGCCGGCTACTGCGACACCATCCTCGTCACGCTGCTGGCGGACGGCGGCGTCCGTGTCACCGACAACGGTCGCGGCATCCCGGTGGAGATGCACAGCGAGGGTCGCCCGGCCGTGGAGGTCGTCCTGACGACCCTGCACGCCGGTGGCAAGTTCGACTCGCAGAGCTACGCCGTCTCCGGTGGCCTGCACGGCGTGGGTGCCGCGGTCGTCAACGCGCTGTCGACCCGCCTCGAGGTGGAGATCAAGCGCGACGGTTTCACGTGGAACCAGCGCTACGACCGCAGCATCGCGGGCGAGCTCGTGAAGGGCGCCCCGACCGACGAGACCGGCACGACGCTCAGCTTCTGGGCCGACGGCGGCATCTTCACCGAGACCACCACCTACAACCGCGAGACGCTGCACCGGCGGATCCAGGAGATGGCCTTCCTCAACAAGGGGCTGTCCATCACCCTGCGCGACGAGCGGCTCGACCTCACCGGCGGCGAGGTCGTCGAGGAGGTCTTCTGCTACCCGGGGGGCCTCGAGGACTTCGTCCGCCACCTCGGCGCGACCCGCACGCCGGTGCACGCCAACATCATCGGCTTCGAGGACGAGACACCCGGCACCGAGTCGACCCAGCAGATGTCGGTCGAGGTCGCGATGCAGTGGAACGACTCCTACTCGGAGTCTGTCTACACCTTCGCCAACACGATCAACACCCACGAGGGCGGCACCCACGAGGAGGGCTTCCGGGCTGCGCTGACCCGCGTCGTCAACGAGTGGGCCCGCGCGAAGGGTCACCTCAAGGAGAAGGACGCCAACCTCGAGGGCTCCGACATCCGCGAGGGCCTCACCGCGATCATCAGCCTGAAGATCGGCGACCCCCAGTTCGAGGGCCAGACCAAGACCAAGCTGGGCAACTCCGAGGCCAAGGGCTTCGTGCAGCGCGTCGTCACCGAGATGATGAAGGACTGGCTGGACCGCCACCCGACCGACGGCAAAGACGTCATCCTCAAGGCGACCCAGGCCGCCCGCGCCCGCATCGCCGCCCGTCAGGCCCGTGACCTCACCCGCCGCAAGGGGCTCCTCGAGTCCAACTCGCTGCCCGGCAAGCTCGCCGACTGCCAGTCCACGGACCCCCGCGAGGCGGAGGTCTACATCGTCGAGGGCGACAGCGCAGGAGGCAGTGCCAAGGGCGGCCGGGACTCGAAGTTCCAGGCGATCCTGCCGATCCGAGGAAAGATCCTCAACGTCGAGAAGGCCCGGATCGACCGCGTCCTCAAGAACAACGAGGTGCAGGCGATGATCACCGCCCTCGGGACGGGGATCCACGAGGAGTTCGACATCGAGAAGCTGCGCTACCACAAGGTGGTGCTCATGGCCGACGCCGACGTCGACGGCCAGCACATCCGGACGCTGCTGCTCACGCTGCTGTTCCGCTTCATGCGCCCGCTCATCGAGGGCGGCTACGTCTACCTGGGACAGCCCCCGCTCTACAAGATCAAGTGGAACGGCGGCGACGTCCAGTACGCCTACTCCGACCGCGAGCGCGACGGGCTCGTGACGGCCGGCCTCGAGGCCGGCAAGAAGCTGCCCAAGACGGGCGAGGCGATCCAGCGCTTCAAGGGCCTCGGTGAGATGAACGCCGAGGAGCTCTGGAACACCACCATGGACCCGGCCACGCGCGTGCTGCTGCAGGTCACCCTCGACGACGCGGCCACTGCCGACGAGCTGTTCAGCGTGCTGATGGGGGAGGACGTCGACGCCCGACGCTCCTTCATCCAGCGCAACGCCAAGGACGTCCGCTTCCTCGACATCTAG
- the gyrA gene encoding DNA gyrase subunit A, whose product MVDTVPPPPPPHDRVEPVGIEVEMQRSYLDYAMSVIVGRALPDVRDGLKPVHRRVLYAMYDGGYRPDRGYFKCARVVGDVMANYHPHGDSSIYDALVRLAQPWSLRYPMIDGNGNFGSPGNDPAAAMRYTECRLAPLAMELLREIDQETVDFQDNYDGRSQEPLVLPSRIPNLLVNGSSGIAVGMATNIPPHNLREVAAGIQWALEHPEATPTELLDALLERVHGPDFPTGGLIVGRSGIEEAYRTGRGSIRMRSVVEVDEDAKGRTILVVSDLPYQVNPDNLALSIAELVKEGRIGGIADVRDEGSLRTGQRLVIVLKRDAVAKVVLNNLYKHTQLQTTFGANMLAIVDGVPRTLRLDEFVHYYVLHQVDVIVRRTRYQLRKAEERAHILRALAKALDQLDAVIALIRAADSAEAARSQLMALLDIDELQAVAILDMQLRRLAALERQRIMDELAEREAEIADLTAILADPARQRRIIGEELAEITAKYGDDRRTKIVGFEGDMSAEDLIAQEDVVVTVSAGGYAKRTKTDLYRQQRRGGRGVQGAALKTDDLVEHFFVTTTHHWILFLTNKGRVYRCRAHELPEANRNARGSHVANILAFQPDEQIAQVLDIKDYDVAPYLVLATKRGLVKKTALREYDNGRSSGLIAINLRVDEHGREDELIGAALVSSEDDLLLVSRKAQSIRFRADDDALRPMGRATSGVRGMGLRDEDELLSMQVAPAGEEQDDAALMVVTDGGFGKRTRLDQYKRQGRGGSGVLTAKIEEKRGQLVAALIVDERDELFAITSAGVVIRMRIDDLRFLSRATGGVKLVALDAGSTVVGVARNSENADPALEDGTDETDDGTTEASPDDAVPVEAGAADPADPDPVEATDETDETAETDETDEDA is encoded by the coding sequence GTGGTCGACACCGTTCCGCCCCCGCCGCCCCCGCACGACCGGGTCGAGCCGGTCGGCATCGAGGTCGAGATGCAGCGCAGCTACCTCGACTACGCGATGTCGGTCATCGTCGGTCGCGCGCTGCCGGACGTCCGCGACGGGCTGAAGCCGGTCCACCGCCGGGTCCTCTACGCCATGTACGACGGGGGCTACCGCCCCGACCGCGGCTACTTCAAGTGCGCTCGCGTCGTCGGTGACGTCATGGCCAACTACCACCCGCACGGCGACAGCTCCATCTACGACGCCCTCGTGCGCCTCGCCCAGCCGTGGTCGCTGCGCTACCCGATGATCGACGGCAACGGTAACTTTGGGTCACCGGGCAACGACCCAGCTGCCGCGATGCGCTACACCGAGTGTCGGTTGGCCCCGCTCGCGATGGAGCTGCTGCGCGAGATCGACCAGGAGACGGTCGACTTCCAGGACAACTACGACGGCCGCAGCCAGGAGCCGCTCGTCCTGCCGAGCCGCATCCCCAACCTGCTCGTCAACGGCAGCAGCGGCATCGCGGTCGGCATGGCCACCAACATCCCGCCGCACAACCTGCGGGAGGTGGCCGCCGGCATCCAGTGGGCGCTCGAGCACCCCGAGGCCACGCCGACCGAGCTGCTCGACGCGCTGCTCGAGCGCGTGCACGGCCCGGACTTCCCGACCGGCGGTCTCATCGTCGGCCGCAGCGGGATCGAGGAGGCCTACCGCACCGGCCGCGGCTCGATCCGGATGCGCTCCGTGGTTGAGGTCGACGAGGACGCCAAGGGTCGCACGATCCTGGTCGTCAGCGACCTGCCCTACCAGGTCAACCCCGACAACCTCGCGCTGTCGATCGCCGAGCTCGTCAAGGAGGGCCGGATCGGCGGCATCGCCGACGTGCGCGACGAGGGGTCGCTGCGCACCGGCCAGCGCCTGGTCATCGTGCTCAAGCGCGACGCGGTCGCGAAGGTCGTCCTCAACAACCTCTACAAGCACACCCAGCTGCAGACCACCTTCGGCGCCAACATGCTGGCGATCGTCGACGGGGTGCCGCGCACGCTGCGGCTCGACGAGTTCGTGCACTACTACGTGCTCCACCAGGTCGACGTCATCGTGCGCCGCACCCGCTACCAGCTGCGCAAGGCCGAGGAGCGCGCGCACATCCTGCGCGCCCTCGCCAAGGCGCTCGACCAGCTCGACGCCGTCATCGCGCTCATCCGCGCGGCCGACAGCGCCGAGGCCGCCCGCAGCCAGCTGATGGCGCTGCTCGACATCGACGAGCTGCAGGCCGTCGCGATCCTCGACATGCAGCTGCGCCGGCTCGCCGCGCTGGAGCGCCAGCGCATCATGGACGAGCTCGCCGAGCGCGAGGCCGAGATCGCCGACCTCACCGCGATCCTCGCCGACCCCGCCCGCCAGCGCCGCATCATCGGCGAGGAGCTCGCGGAGATCACGGCGAAGTACGGCGACGACCGCCGGACGAAGATCGTCGGGTTCGAGGGCGACATGTCCGCCGAGGACCTCATCGCGCAGGAGGACGTCGTCGTCACGGTCTCCGCCGGTGGCTACGCCAAGCGCACCAAGACCGACCTCTACCGCCAGCAGCGCCGCGGCGGGCGCGGCGTACAGGGTGCGGCCCTCAAGACCGACGACCTCGTCGAGCACTTCTTCGTGACGACGACCCACCACTGGATCCTGTTCCTCACCAACAAGGGCCGGGTCTACCGCTGCCGCGCCCACGAGCTGCCCGAGGCCAACCGCAACGCCCGCGGCTCGCACGTCGCCAACATCCTGGCGTTCCAGCCCGACGAGCAGATCGCGCAAGTCCTCGACATCAAGGACTACGACGTCGCGCCCTACCTCGTGCTCGCCACCAAGCGCGGGCTGGTGAAGAAGACCGCGCTGCGCGAGTACGACAACGGCCGCTCCTCGGGCCTCATCGCCATCAACCTGCGGGTCGACGAGCACGGGCGCGAGGACGAGCTCATCGGCGCCGCGCTGGTCAGCAGCGAGGACGACCTGCTGCTCGTCTCCCGCAAGGCGCAGTCGATCCGCTTCCGCGCCGACGACGACGCGCTGCGCCCGATGGGCCGTGCGACGAGCGGCGTGCGCGGTATGGGCCTGCGCGACGAGGACGAGCTGCTCTCCATGCAGGTCGCCCCGGCCGGCGAGGAGCAGGACGACGCCGCGCTGATGGTCGTCACCGACGGCGGCTTCGGCAAGCGCACCCGCCTCGACCAGTACAAGCGCCAGGGCCGCGGCGGCTCCGGGGTCCTCACCGCCAAGATCGAGGAGAAGCGCGGCCAGCTCGTCGCCGCGCTCATCGTCGACGAGCGCGACGAGCTGTTCGCCATCACCAGCGCCGGCGTCGTCATCCGGATGCGCATCGACGACCTGCGCTTCCTGTCGCGCGCGACGGGTGGCGTCAAGCTCGTCGCCCTCGATGCCGGCAGCACCGTCGTCGGGGTCGCCCGCAACAGCGAGAACGCCGACCCGGCGCTCGAGGACGGCACCGACGAGACCGACGACGGTACGACGGAGGCGTCGCCGGACGACGCCGTCCCGGTGGAGGCGGGCGCGGCCGACCCGGCCGACCCGGATCCGGTGGAGGCCACTGATGAGACGGACGAGACGGCCGAGACCGACGAGACCGACGAGGACGCGTGA